A single region of the Kineosporiaceae bacterium SCSIO 59966 genome encodes:
- a CDS encoding RDD family protein: protein MPSTELVTGEAVLLDLRPASFATRGLAWLIDAVVQLVVAVALFWLVGLALSGADPAADTAAGIAVLVTVLVGLPLTWETLSRGRSLGKLAMGLRVVRDDGGPVRVRHALIRALVGVGELWLTLGSPAVITSLIHPRGKRIGDLVAGTYVVRERTASDAARPVHMPPELAAWAQGADIARLPGHLALSARQLLARTDRLHPASRQRLGESLAAEFARHVSPPPPAGTHPERFIAAVLAERRERELRRMQADRRRRDERAVRLHRLPFGLDEPAPHEAAPAPRRMLGWRRNTPRDL from the coding sequence ATCCCGTCGACCGAGCTGGTGACCGGCGAGGCGGTGCTGCTCGACCTGCGGCCCGCCTCGTTCGCCACCCGGGGGCTCGCCTGGCTGATCGACGCCGTCGTCCAGCTCGTCGTCGCGGTCGCCCTGTTCTGGCTGGTCGGACTCGCCCTGTCCGGCGCCGACCCCGCGGCCGACACGGCCGCCGGCATCGCGGTCCTCGTCACCGTGCTCGTCGGGCTGCCGCTCACCTGGGAGACGCTGAGCCGCGGCCGCTCGCTGGGCAAGCTCGCGATGGGCCTGCGGGTGGTGCGGGACGACGGCGGTCCGGTCCGGGTCCGGCACGCCCTGATCCGCGCGCTGGTCGGGGTCGGCGAGCTGTGGCTGACCCTGGGCAGCCCGGCGGTCATCACCTCCCTGATCCACCCGCGGGGCAAGCGGATCGGCGACCTCGTCGCCGGCACGTACGTCGTCCGCGAGCGCACGGCCTCGGACGCCGCCCGCCCGGTGCACATGCCGCCGGAGCTGGCCGCGTGGGCGCAAGGCGCTGACATCGCCCGGCTGCCGGGCCATCTCGCCCTGTCGGCCCGCCAGCTGCTGGCGCGCACCGACCGGCTGCACCCGGCGTCCCGCCAGCGGCTCGGGGAGTCGCTGGCCGCCGAGTTCGCCCGGCACGTCTCGCCCCCGCCCCCGGCCGGCACGCACCCGGAGCGGTTCATCGCCGCCGTGCTCGCCGAGCGCCGCGAGCGCGAGCTGCGCAGGATGCAGGCCGACCGGCGACGCCGCGACGAGCGAGCCGTCCGGCTGCACCGCCTCCCGTTCGGCCTCGACGAACCAGCGCCCCACGAGGCCGCCCCAGCCCCACGCAGAATGCTGGGTTGGAGGCGCAACACGCCGCGCGATCTGTGA
- a CDS encoding stage II sporulation protein M, whose product MDLDAFVSVHRDEWDELERLVSRRSLSGADADRLVLLYQRAATHLSAVRSQAPDPALVGRLSSLVARARSRLTGAREPVWRDVVRFATVSFPAALWRIRWWTAAVTAAFLLVSVAAGAWVAGDPAVQATMGSDAEIRQLVESDFESYYSEQPATSFAAQVWTNNAWVAAQVIAFGVTGVWVVWVLALNALNVGTVGGLMAAHDRADVFFGLILPHGLLELTAVFVASAAGLRLFWSWVAPGPLSRAASLAAEGRALFTVAVGLVPVLAVSGLVEAFVTPSPLPTWARIAVGALALGAFLAYAGVLGRRAVAAGETGDVRREHAGDVTPTAG is encoded by the coding sequence ATGGACCTGGACGCCTTCGTCTCGGTGCACCGCGACGAGTGGGACGAGCTCGAGCGTCTGGTCTCCCGGCGGTCGCTGTCCGGCGCGGACGCCGACCGGCTCGTGCTGCTGTACCAGCGGGCGGCCACCCACCTGTCCGCGGTGCGCTCCCAGGCCCCCGACCCGGCGCTCGTCGGCCGGCTCAGCAGTCTGGTCGCGCGGGCCCGCTCCCGGCTCACCGGCGCCCGCGAGCCGGTGTGGCGGGACGTCGTCCGGTTCGCGACCGTGTCGTTCCCCGCGGCGCTGTGGCGGATCCGGTGGTGGACGGCGGCGGTGACCGCAGCCTTCCTGCTCGTGTCCGTCGCGGCGGGGGCGTGGGTGGCGGGCGACCCGGCGGTCCAGGCCACCATGGGCAGCGACGCCGAGATCCGCCAGCTCGTGGAGAGCGACTTCGAGAGCTACTACTCCGAGCAGCCGGCGACCTCGTTCGCGGCCCAGGTGTGGACGAACAACGCGTGGGTCGCCGCGCAGGTCATCGCCTTCGGGGTCACCGGCGTGTGGGTGGTGTGGGTGCTGGCCCTCAACGCGCTCAACGTCGGGACCGTCGGTGGGCTGATGGCGGCGCACGACCGCGCGGACGTGTTCTTCGGGCTGATCCTCCCGCACGGACTGCTCGAGCTCACCGCCGTCTTCGTCGCCTCGGCGGCGGGACTGAGGCTGTTCTGGTCGTGGGTCGCGCCCGGCCCGCTCAGCCGTGCGGCGTCCCTGGCCGCCGAGGGCCGGGCCCTGTTCACCGTGGCGGTCGGACTGGTGCCGGTCCTTGCCGTGAGCGGGCTGGTCGAGGCCTTCGTGACGCCGAGCCCGCTGCCGACGTGGGCGCGGATCGCGGTCGGCGCGCTCGCGCTCGGGGCGTTCCTCGCCTACGCGGGTGTGCTCGGGCGGCGCGCGGTCGCGGCGGGGGAGACCGGCGACGTGCGCCGGGAGCACGCCGGGGACGTCACGCCGACCGCAGGCTGA
- a CDS encoding DUF58 domain-containing protein, producing MAISGRAVLLAVLGLPVVALLPGWSGVLVWAGVVVALVALDVALAASPRQVEVRREVPGRVRLGESVESVLTLANRSGRRLRALVRDAWQPSAGASGDRAEVDVPAGERRRLRTVLRPTRRGDRLADAVTLRSWGPLGLGAQQASLPVPGRLRVLPEFRSRRHLPSRLARLRELDGRASVRVRGQGTEFDSLRDYVVGDDVRSIDWRATARRQQVVVRTWRPERDRRVLVVLDTSRTSAARVGDAPRLDAAMDAALLLSALASRAGDRVDLVAVDRRVRASVEGVRGSGLLGALVDAMAPLEPELVEADWPVVVGEVRRRLTQHALVVLLTPLEAAAVEEGLLPVVHHLTSRHTVLLGSVSDPVLAEMAGRRGDPDAVYDAAAAERTALDRVAVTGALQRAGVEVVEGTPDELPPRLADAYLALKAAGRL from the coding sequence GTGGCGATCAGCGGCCGGGCTGTGCTGCTGGCGGTCCTCGGGCTGCCGGTGGTGGCGCTGCTGCCCGGCTGGTCCGGGGTGCTGGTGTGGGCCGGGGTGGTCGTCGCTCTCGTCGCGCTCGACGTGGCCCTGGCCGCCTCCCCGCGGCAGGTAGAGGTGCGCCGGGAGGTGCCGGGCCGGGTCCGGCTCGGGGAGTCCGTGGAGTCGGTGCTCACCTTGGCGAACCGGTCCGGACGTCGGCTGCGCGCCCTGGTCCGGGACGCCTGGCAGCCGTCCGCGGGGGCGAGCGGGGACCGGGCCGAGGTGGACGTGCCCGCCGGGGAGCGGCGCCGGCTCCGCACCGTGCTGCGCCCGACCCGTCGCGGCGACCGGCTCGCCGACGCGGTGACGCTGCGGTCCTGGGGGCCGCTCGGGCTGGGGGCGCAGCAGGCGTCGCTGCCGGTGCCGGGTCGGCTGCGGGTGCTGCCGGAGTTCCGCTCCCGGCGCCACCTGCCGTCCCGGTTGGCCCGGCTGCGCGAGCTCGACGGCCGGGCCAGCGTCCGGGTCCGCGGGCAGGGCACCGAGTTCGACTCGCTGCGGGACTACGTCGTCGGCGACGACGTCCGCTCGATCGACTGGCGGGCCACCGCCCGCCGCCAGCAGGTCGTCGTCCGCACCTGGCGACCGGAGCGGGACCGGCGGGTGCTCGTCGTCCTGGACACCTCGCGGACGTCGGCGGCCCGGGTCGGGGACGCGCCGCGCCTGGACGCGGCGATGGACGCCGCGCTGCTGCTGTCCGCGCTGGCCTCGCGGGCCGGGGACCGGGTCGACCTCGTCGCGGTCGACCGGCGGGTGCGGGCGTCGGTCGAGGGGGTGCGGGGGTCCGGGCTGCTCGGCGCCCTCGTCGACGCGATGGCCCCGCTGGAGCCCGAGCTCGTCGAGGCCGACTGGCCGGTCGTCGTCGGGGAGGTGCGCCGCCGGCTCACCCAGCACGCGCTCGTCGTCCTGCTCACCCCGCTGGAGGCGGCCGCCGTCGAGGAGGGGCTGCTGCCCGTCGTGCACCACCTGACCAGCCGGCACACCGTGCTGCTGGGCTCCGTCTCCGACCCGGTCCTGGCGGAGATGGCCGGCCGGCGCGGCGACCCGGACGCCGTCTACGACGCCGCGGCCGCCGAGCGCACCGCCCTGGACCGGGTCGCGGTCACCGGGGCGCTGCAGCGGGCCGGGGTCGAGGTCGTCGAGGGCACCCCGGACGAGCTGCCGCCGCGGCTCGCCGACGCCTACCTGGCCCTCAAGGCCGCCGGCCGCCTCTGA
- a CDS encoding MoxR family ATPase, translating to MTDTPSPHPTGPDPTGPDPRQALLDVRTEVAKAVVGQDAVVTGLVIALLCRGHVLLEGVPGVAKTLLVRALSAALDLDSKRIQFTADLMPGDVTGSLVYDPRSAEFSFREGPVFTNLLLADEINRTPPKTQASLLEAMEERQVSVDGRPHRLPEPFLVAATQNPVEYEGTYPLPEAQLDRFLLKVTMPLPARGDEVEVLARHAAGFDPRDLAAAGVRTVAGPEELAAASAAVRRVDVGREVLGYVVDVARATRTSPSLRLGASPRASTALLATSRAWAWLSGRDYVTPDDVKALARPTLRHRVQLHPEAELEGVTVDAVLDSVLDSVAVPR from the coding sequence GTGACCGACACGCCATCCCCACATCCGACTGGCCCAGACCCGACTGGCCCTGACCCGCGCCAGGCCCTGCTCGACGTCCGGACCGAGGTGGCCAAGGCCGTCGTCGGCCAGGACGCCGTCGTCACCGGCCTCGTCATCGCCCTGCTGTGCCGCGGGCACGTGCTGCTCGAGGGCGTGCCCGGGGTCGCCAAGACGCTGCTCGTGCGCGCCCTGTCCGCGGCGCTGGACCTGGACTCCAAGCGGATCCAGTTCACCGCCGACCTCATGCCCGGCGACGTCACCGGCTCGCTGGTCTACGACCCCCGCTCGGCGGAGTTCTCCTTCCGCGAGGGGCCGGTGTTCACCAACCTGCTGCTCGCCGACGAGATCAACCGGACGCCGCCGAAGACCCAGGCGTCGCTGCTCGAGGCGATGGAGGAGCGCCAGGTCAGCGTGGACGGCCGGCCGCACCGGCTGCCCGAGCCGTTCCTCGTCGCGGCCACCCAGAACCCGGTCGAGTACGAGGGCACGTACCCGCTGCCGGAGGCCCAGCTCGACCGGTTCCTGCTCAAGGTGACGATGCCGCTGCCGGCGCGCGGCGACGAGGTGGAGGTGCTCGCCCGGCACGCCGCCGGCTTCGACCCCCGGGACCTGGCGGCCGCCGGGGTCCGCACGGTCGCCGGACCCGAGGAGCTCGCCGCGGCGAGCGCCGCCGTGCGCCGGGTGGACGTCGGGCGCGAGGTGCTCGGCTACGTCGTCGACGTCGCCCGCGCCACCCGCACCTCGCCGTCGCTGCGGCTCGGCGCCTCCCCGCGCGCGTCGACCGCGCTGCTGGCCACGAGCCGGGCCTGGGCGTGGCTGTCCGGGCGGGACTACGTCACCCCGGACGACGTCAAGGCGCTCGCCCGCCCGACCCTGCGCCACCGGGTGCAGCTGCACCCCGAGGCCGAGCTCGAGGGGGTCACCGTGGACGCCGTCCTGGACAGCGTCCTGGACTCCGTCGCGGTCCCCCGGTAG
- a CDS encoding DUF4350 domain-containing protein, which yields MSAPAAVLGDGTTARSRAAARWRRARPAVLVLALLAVVTVAGVLALPRTSGGALDPGSAVPQGARAVAQVLGDQGVEVVRVDSVADAVAAAAGSPGTAAAGGQRAGATIVVVDPQVLPPDRLEALAATAADLVVVEPDGPVLDVLAPGVRPAGVVEARTRPADCAAPAAVAAGQALAGGRLLRAAGADADVCFPDAEDPAAGSYLRLPGDGRTVHLLGQGGVLANEHLAADGNAALALHVLGGHDRLVWLMASPLDTGADEDVTAVDLLPGWVGPVTGWLAVTAALAMLWRGRRLGRLVPEPLPVVVRSAETAEGRASLYRAAGARDRAAAVLRAATLRRLAVRLGLPVGAATDATDAVVAAVARASGRPEGEVAALLTGPPPADDRALAALADDLDALSADVTARPTREGPPR from the coding sequence GTGAGCGCACCGGCCGCCGTCCTCGGCGACGGCACCACCGCGCGCAGCCGCGCGGCCGCGCGGTGGCGGCGCGCCCGGCCCGCCGTCCTCGTCCTCGCCCTGCTCGCCGTGGTCACCGTCGCGGGCGTGCTGGCCCTGCCGCGCACCAGCGGTGGCGCCCTGGACCCCGGCTCCGCCGTCCCGCAGGGGGCCCGGGCGGTCGCCCAGGTGCTCGGCGACCAGGGCGTCGAGGTGGTCCGGGTGGACAGCGTCGCCGACGCCGTCGCGGCGGCAGCCGGCAGTCCAGGCACGGCCGCCGCGGGCGGACAGAGGGCCGGCGCGACGATCGTCGTCGTCGACCCGCAGGTGCTGCCGCCGGACCGGTTGGAGGCGCTCGCCGCCACCGCCGCCGACCTCGTCGTCGTCGAGCCGGACGGTCCCGTCCTGGACGTGCTGGCCCCGGGGGTGCGCCCGGCCGGGGTCGTCGAGGCACGGACCCGGCCCGCCGACTGCGCCGCCCCCGCCGCGGTGGCCGCCGGGCAGGCGCTGGCCGGCGGACGGCTGCTGCGGGCCGCCGGCGCGGACGCCGACGTGTGCTTCCCGGACGCCGAGGACCCCGCGGCCGGGTCCTACCTGCGGCTGCCCGGTGACGGGCGCACCGTGCACCTGCTCGGCCAGGGCGGGGTGCTGGCCAACGAGCACCTGGCCGCCGACGGCAACGCCGCCCTGGCCCTGCACGTGCTCGGCGGCCACGACCGGCTGGTGTGGCTGATGGCCAGCCCGCTGGACACCGGGGCCGACGAGGACGTCACCGCCGTGGACCTGCTGCCCGGCTGGGTCGGCCCGGTCACCGGCTGGCTCGCGGTCACCGCCGCGCTGGCCATGCTGTGGCGGGGCCGGCGCCTGGGCCGGCTGGTGCCCGAGCCGCTGCCGGTCGTCGTCCGGTCGGCCGAGACCGCCGAGGGCCGGGCGTCGCTGTACCGGGCGGCGGGGGCGCGGGACCGGGCGGCCGCCGTGCTGCGCGCGGCGACGCTGCGCCGGCTCGCCGTCCGGCTCGGCCTGCCCGTCGGGGCGGCCACCGACGCCACCGACGCGGTCGTCGCCGCCGTCGCCCGGGCGAGCGGGCGGCCCGAGGGCGAGGTGGCCGCACTGCTGACCGGCCCGCCGCCCGCCGACGACCGGGCGCTGGCCGCGCTCGCCGACGACCTCGACGCACTGTCCGCCGACGTGACTGCCCGACCGACACGAGAGGGACCTCCCCGGTGA
- a CDS encoding DUF4129 domain-containing protein: MTLLAAPLTPDAGQARRWARDELAQEVYAEAEPGLLSRAVSWLLEQLSRLELPDTPGSRLWLVALLVAVAVGVLVALRLAGPVRLRRRPPAGDVLGGTTRTAAEHRRAADEAATAGRWDVAVQERFRAIARALDERALVTLGPGRTADEVAREAAVVLPAHAEELREAARVFDDVRYGGRPAGPAQDERLRRLDTALAATRPLQDVGPVPAVGAAAAGRR; the protein is encoded by the coding sequence GTGACGCTCCTGGCGGCACCGTTGACCCCGGACGCCGGGCAGGCGCGCCGGTGGGCGCGCGACGAGCTGGCCCAGGAGGTCTACGCCGAGGCTGAGCCCGGCCTGCTGTCCCGCGCGGTGTCGTGGCTGCTGGAGCAGCTGTCCCGGCTCGAGCTGCCGGACACCCCCGGGTCCCGGCTGTGGCTGGTGGCCCTGCTCGTCGCCGTGGCGGTCGGGGTCCTGGTCGCCCTGCGGCTGGCCGGTCCGGTCCGGCTGCGGCGGCGACCGCCGGCGGGCGACGTGCTCGGCGGGACCACCCGCACCGCCGCGGAGCACCGGCGGGCCGCCGACGAGGCCGCCACCGCCGGCCGCTGGGACGTCGCGGTGCAGGAGCGGTTCCGGGCGATCGCCCGCGCGCTGGACGAGCGGGCCCTGGTGACCCTCGGCCCGGGCCGCACCGCCGACGAGGTGGCCCGGGAGGCGGCCGTCGTCCTGCCGGCGCACGCCGAGGAGCTCCGCGAGGCGGCGCGGGTCTTTGACGACGTCCGCTACGGCGGCCGGCCGGCGGGCCCGGCGCAGGACGAGCGGCTGCGGCGGCTCGACACCGCCCTCGCCGCCACCCGGCCCCTCCAGGACGTCGGACCGGTCCCTGCCGTCGGCGCCGCGGCCGCGGGGCGGCGGTGA
- a CDS encoding response regulator transcription factor, with translation MKGRVLVVDDDTALAEMVGIVLKGEGFEAVLCDNGDDALEAFHRHRPDLVLLDLMLPGKDGIEVCRLIRAESGVPIVMLTAKSDTVDVVLGLESGADDYVPKPFKPKELVARVRARLRRTDQPLPEVLQLGDLTIDVAGHSVKRDGQPISLTPLEFDLLLALARKPWQVFTREVLLEQVWGYRHSADTRLVNVHVQRLRSKIEKDPENPEIVVTVRGVGYKAGPA, from the coding sequence GTGAAGGGCCGGGTGCTCGTCGTCGACGACGACACCGCGCTCGCCGAGATGGTCGGCATCGTGCTCAAGGGCGAGGGCTTCGAGGCGGTGCTGTGCGACAACGGGGACGACGCCCTGGAGGCGTTCCACCGGCACCGCCCCGACCTCGTCCTGCTCGACCTCATGCTGCCCGGCAAGGACGGGATCGAGGTGTGCCGGCTGATCCGGGCCGAGTCCGGGGTCCCCATCGTCATGCTCACCGCCAAGAGCGACACGGTCGACGTCGTCCTCGGCCTGGAGTCCGGCGCCGACGACTACGTGCCCAAGCCGTTCAAGCCCAAGGAGCTCGTCGCCCGGGTCCGGGCCCGGCTGCGCCGCACCGACCAGCCGCTGCCGGAGGTGCTGCAGCTCGGCGACCTCACCATCGACGTCGCCGGGCACTCGGTGAAGCGCGACGGCCAGCCGATCTCGTTGACCCCGCTGGAGTTCGACCTGCTGCTCGCCCTGGCCCGCAAGCCGTGGCAGGTGTTCACCCGGGAGGTGCTGCTCGAGCAGGTGTGGGGCTACCGGCACTCCGCGGACACCCGGCTCGTCAACGTCCACGTGCAGCGGCTGCGCTCGAAGATCGAGAAGGATCCGGAGAACCCCGAGATCGTCGTCACCGTGCGCGGTGTCGGCTACAAGGCCGGGCCCGCCTGA
- a CDS encoding HAMP domain-containing histidine kinase, with translation MSALLRRLRGLPRWLLAAGRRGRHALRRSLRLRVVGTTVLLGLAVVSLIGVYLADQISERLFESRRDQVLEEARAGMARAQQSLDNADPARDLRLVAEDLRAELEDVSTPGRERDVLLLRPPGNDSPAAIGNVFSAGVVPSVVPEELRAAVREGGPQRWQSIGVPQIGGEVRPAIAVGELVEVPRAGAYELYFVFDLSTEQATLDAVQNVLVLGGVALVLLVGGVAYVVTRQVVAPVRQAAAVAERLAAGQLHERMPERGEDDLARLAHSFNEMAASLGQQIEAMEELSRLQRRFVSDVSHELRTPLTTIRMAGEVLHEARGEFDPAVARSAELLATQIDRFEALLADLLEISRFDAGAAALDVEALDVRGIVDRVVELAAPLAERRGTRLQVSVPPTPCMAEVDSRRVERIVRNLVLNAVEHGEGRPVEVTLAADADAVAVAVRDHGVGLRPEDVQRVFDRFWRGDPARARTTGGTGLGLAISAEDANLHGGRLEVDGRPGLGAVFRLTLPRRAGSPLGPDSPLPLGRWPERARSGPESSPGPRAGDPAPAPGGTRA, from the coding sequence ATGAGCGCCCTGCTGCGCCGGCTGCGCGGGCTGCCCCGGTGGCTGCTGGCAGCCGGCCGGCGCGGCCGGCACGCGCTGCGCCGGTCGCTGCGGCTGCGGGTGGTCGGCACGACCGTCCTGCTCGGTCTCGCCGTCGTCAGCCTGATCGGCGTCTACCTCGCCGACCAGATCAGCGAGCGGCTGTTCGAGAGCCGCCGCGACCAGGTGCTCGAGGAGGCCCGCGCCGGGATGGCCCGGGCCCAGCAGTCCCTCGACAACGCCGACCCGGCGCGCGACCTGCGGCTCGTCGCCGAGGACCTGCGCGCCGAGCTCGAGGACGTGTCCACCCCCGGCCGGGAGCGTGACGTGCTGCTGCTGCGGCCGCCGGGCAACGACAGCCCGGCCGCCATCGGCAACGTGTTCTCCGCCGGCGTCGTCCCGTCGGTGGTGCCCGAGGAGCTCCGGGCCGCCGTCCGGGAGGGCGGACCGCAGCGCTGGCAGTCGATCGGCGTCCCGCAGATCGGTGGCGAGGTGCGCCCCGCGATCGCCGTCGGCGAGCTCGTCGAGGTGCCCCGCGCGGGCGCCTACGAGCTCTACTTCGTCTTCGACCTGTCCACCGAGCAGGCCACCCTGGACGCCGTCCAGAACGTCCTCGTCCTCGGCGGGGTGGCGCTGGTCCTGCTCGTCGGCGGCGTCGCGTACGTCGTCACCCGGCAGGTCGTCGCCCCCGTGCGGCAGGCCGCCGCGGTCGCCGAGCGGCTCGCCGCCGGCCAGCTGCACGAGCGGATGCCCGAGCGCGGGGAGGACGACCTGGCCCGGCTCGCCCACTCCTTCAACGAGATGGCCGCCAGTCTCGGCCAGCAGATCGAGGCGATGGAGGAGCTGAGCCGGTTGCAGCGACGCTTCGTCTCCGACGTCTCCCACGAGCTGCGCACCCCGCTGACGACGATCCGGATGGCCGGGGAGGTGCTGCACGAGGCGCGCGGGGAGTTCGACCCCGCGGTGGCCCGGTCCGCCGAGCTCCTCGCCACCCAGATCGACCGGTTCGAGGCGCTGCTCGCCGACCTGCTCGAGATCAGCCGGTTCGACGCCGGGGCGGCCGCCCTGGACGTCGAGGCCCTCGACGTCCGCGGCATCGTCGACCGGGTGGTCGAGCTGGCCGCGCCGCTCGCCGAGCGCCGGGGCACCCGGCTGCAGGTCAGCGTCCCACCGACCCCGTGCATGGCCGAGGTCGACTCCCGCCGGGTGGAGCGGATCGTGCGCAACCTCGTGCTCAACGCCGTCGAGCACGGGGAGGGCCGGCCGGTCGAGGTCACTCTCGCCGCGGACGCCGACGCGGTCGCCGTCGCCGTCCGCGACCACGGCGTCGGGCTGCGCCCCGAGGACGTCCAGCGGGTCTTCGACCGGTTCTGGCGCGGGGACCCGGCGCGAGCGCGGACCACCGGCGGCACCGGGCTGGGGCTGGCGATCTCCGCCGAGGACGCGAACCTGCACGGGGGCCGGCTCGAGGTCGACGGCCGGCCCGGCCTGGGCGCCGTGTTCCGGCTCACCCTCCCGCGCCGGGCCGGCAGCCCGCTCGGCCCGGACTCGCCGCTGCCGCTGGGCAGGTGGCCGGAGCGGGCCCGGTCCGGGCCGGAGTCGTCCCCCGGTCCCCGGGCCGGCGACCCCGCGCCCGCCCCGGGAGGCACACGTGCCTAG
- a CDS encoding ComF family protein, translated as MGTLAEGWTALLGALLPVACAGCGRLDVPLCPSCADLLAGPAAQVDDVPAPGCPPVTAVADYDGAVRETVVAWKDHGRHDLTAALAAALTAAVARAVLDGGPSAGPVLLVPVPSARRAVRRRGEDLVATLARRSACALRAADLDAHAAPVLRPARRVHDQAGLGARQRAANLAGALRLRRGADPARLRAAAAVVLVDDVVTTGSTLAEAARVLRATGAAPVRAAVVAATRRRVVRVPPGGGRV; from the coding sequence GTGGGCACGCTCGCCGAGGGCTGGACGGCGCTGCTCGGCGCGCTCCTGCCGGTGGCGTGCGCCGGCTGCGGCCGGCTCGACGTCCCGCTGTGCCCCTCGTGCGCGGACCTGCTCGCCGGACCGGCCGCACAGGTGGACGACGTCCCCGCCCCGGGGTGCCCACCGGTGACCGCGGTCGCCGACTACGACGGCGCCGTCCGGGAGACCGTCGTCGCGTGGAAGGACCACGGCCGCCACGACCTCACCGCGGCGCTGGCCGCGGCCCTCACGGCCGCGGTCGCCCGCGCCGTCCTGGACGGCGGACCGTCCGCCGGGCCGGTGCTGCTCGTCCCGGTGCCGTCCGCGCGCCGCGCGGTCCGCCGCCGCGGCGAGGACCTCGTCGCCACCCTGGCCCGGCGCAGCGCGTGCGCCCTGCGCGCCGCCGACCTCGACGCCCACGCCGCGCCCGTGCTGCGCCCGGCCCGCCGGGTCCACGACCAGGCCGGGCTCGGGGCGCGGCAGCGGGCGGCCAACCTGGCCGGGGCGCTGCGGCTGCGCCGTGGCGCCGACCCGGCCCGGCTGCGGGCCGCCGCGGCGGTCGTCCTCGTCGACGACGTCGTCACCACCGGGTCCACCCTGGCCGAGGCCGCGCGGGTGCTGCGAGCCACCGGTGCGGCGCCGGTGCGGGCCGCCGTCGTCGCCGCCACCAGGCGGCGTGTCGTCCGGGTGCCGCCCGGGGGTGGGAGGGTCTAG
- the raiA gene encoding ribosome-associated translation inhibitor RaiA, whose translation MEIVITARHTDVADRFRRHAQDKLSKVEQLAPRASRLDVEISHENNRRQASQCERVELTVRDKGPVIRAEACADDLYAALDLAHAKLLERLRRARDRRKVHHGRRTPTAVHEATGPLAEAALDEDAAQDATGTAAQDGAAEHPLDAIGDSPVVIREKTHSARPMTLEDALYEMELVGHDFYLFVDAANGCPSVVYRRRGWSYGVIRLDSDGTGEAAEPAEEQVAAG comes from the coding sequence GTGGAGATCGTCATCACCGCCAGGCACACCGACGTCGCCGACCGGTTCCGCCGCCACGCGCAGGACAAGCTGTCCAAGGTCGAACAGCTCGCGCCCCGGGCCAGCCGCCTCGACGTCGAGATCAGTCACGAGAACAACCGGCGGCAGGCGAGCCAGTGCGAGCGCGTCGAGCTGACCGTACGTGACAAGGGCCCGGTCATCCGGGCCGAGGCCTGCGCCGACGACCTCTACGCCGCCCTGGACCTCGCCCACGCCAAGCTCCTGGAGCGGCTGCGCCGCGCCCGCGACCGGCGCAAGGTGCACCACGGCCGGCGCACCCCGACCGCGGTGCACGAGGCCACCGGCCCGCTGGCGGAGGCCGCTCTCGACGAGGACGCCGCGCAGGACGCCACCGGCACCGCCGCGCAGGACGGCGCGGCCGAGCACCCGCTGGACGCGATCGGCGACTCCCCGGTGGTGATCCGGGAGAAGACCCACAGCGCCCGGCCGATGACCCTCGAGGACGCGCTGTACGAGATGGAGCTCGTCGGCCACGACTTCTACCTGTTCGTCGACGCCGCCAACGGCTGCCCCAGCGTGGTCTACCGCCGGCGCGGCTGGAGCTACGGGGTGATCCGGCTCGACAGCGACGGCACCGGGGAGGCCGCCGAGCCCGCCGAGGAGCAGGTGGCCGCCGGCTGA
- a CDS encoding response regulator transcription factor produces MQSRGQAGVAGPGPAGESIRVLVVDDHALYRRGLEMVLAAEPDVEIVGEAGDGAEAVRLAEELLPDVVLMDLRMPRRSGIEACSEIRAVAPTIKIIILTISDDEADLFDAVRAGANGYLLKDVPGEQIADGIRAVHGGQSLISPSMASALLAEFAALSRRAEDRPASVPVPSLTDREMQVLRLLGRGMANRDIARELVISENTVKNHVRNILEKLQLHSRMEAVVFAVRRKILDLG; encoded by the coding sequence ATGCAGTCGCGGGGGCAGGCCGGCGTCGCGGGACCCGGCCCGGCGGGGGAGTCGATCCGGGTGCTGGTCGTCGACGACCACGCCCTGTACCGGCGCGGGCTGGAGATGGTGCTCGCCGCCGAGCCGGACGTCGAGATCGTCGGCGAGGCCGGGGACGGTGCCGAGGCCGTCCGGCTCGCCGAGGAGCTGCTGCCGGACGTCGTCCTCATGGACCTGCGGATGCCGCGCCGCTCCGGGATCGAGGCCTGCTCCGAGATCCGGGCCGTCGCCCCCACCATCAAGATCATCATCTTGACGATCAGCGACGACGAGGCTGACCTGTTCGACGCCGTGCGCGCCGGGGCGAACGGCTACCTGCTCAAGGACGTCCCCGGCGAGCAGATCGCCGACGGCATCCGCGCCGTCCACGGCGGGCAGTCCCTGATCAGCCCGTCGATGGCCTCCGCGCTGCTCGCCGAGTTCGCCGCGCTCAGCCGGCGCGCCGAGGACCGGCCGGCGTCCGTGCCGGTGCCGAGCCTGACCGACCGGGAGATGCAGGTGCTGCGCCTGCTCGGCCGGGGGATGGCCAACCGGGACATCGCCCGCGAGCTCGTGATCAGCGAGAACACGGTGAAGAACCACGTCCGCAACATCCTGGAGAAGCTGCAGCTGCACTCCCGGATGGAGGCGGTGGTGTTCGCCGTCCGGCGCAAGATCCTCGATCTCGGCTGA